CTTGCGCCGGTCATCTTGAATGCTCTTGGCCAGCTTCACGAGAGACGGGTGTCGGGTGAAGCTTCGTTTCGCCCCGGGTGGTGATGAAAAGAGGTTTTTGGCACAGTTTTCCACAGAGGGGCGGGACCCCAGCCCCTTTGCTTTATTAGGTGGACACATGGAGGGGGTGCTTGTCACATCTAGAACTGttgaacaaaatgcaaaatcatttgaaaGTATGTAACCTTGCGCCCATACAGGAGGTGCAGACCAGAATGTCTTCATACCGTTCACTTGTGGGAGTTCGTTGGGGCCGACCCATTGGAATGCCGGCTTCTTCCCTCGCTCTTCCGTGACGTGGACCTTTTCGATGAGTTTCAGGCTCCGCAGCACATTAGCAATGTCATAAAGTCGCCGCACTTTAGCTAGAGACACAACATAAACAAATGCCGGCTACTTATGacctgatcttttttttttttttcttcaattgaaGGGACAGTTCAGTTACACTCACTCTTAAATTTGTTCTTGTCCTGATCTGCTTTGGGGTCCTCTCCAATCAGTATTTTGGCAGCCACATCCAGACTGACCACGGGAGGATTAGAAACCAGGAAGAGCATGACAAACTTCTGGCTCATCACTCTCAGAGATTTGTCCTTACGACTATTAACAGAAGCTGCGGACAAAGAGAAATAAATTATAGTCGTGTtggatttttaaattaaaataatagtcGTCCAACCTTACCTGCTTTGAACTCCACTCCAGGTAGCTCCACAAAATTGAGCTCTTTTTGTTCACCGTTCTCCAATTGCATCGACTCTTGGTTTTCCTTCTCGTCACCATCGACGTCAAATTCTTTATCCAGGAAGCGCTGTCTGATCTGCTGCATCTGCTGGCGGTACTTTTGCTCCCCGCCCACCTGCTTGAGAACGGCCAAGGTCTGGGCCAGATTGGTTCGACCGTGCCACGTGTAGCGGTTCTTTGCAGAACGGCTCACGATGTGAAGGCTTTCCAGCACGTTCATGATGTCATATATGCGACGGCGCTCCACATctgtggcagaaaaaaaaaaacatgaaagatGCAACTGGCAACTTCAAATCATGCGTCTACTCATTCACTTGATTGACATACGGAGTTCAGTGGCCACGTCATCCAGGTAGATTTCATTGTTGGCGGTTGGGTCGGGCCAATCCGGAAAGCAGTCCAGGAATTTATGGCAAAGCAAACCCAGACTCTTTTCTTTTCGGCTTAACAATTTTTCAGACTCatctccattttcaacaccctacaaaagaataataacaaaatgttAGTGCATGGATGTCTGTCACAAGTGTCGGATTTGTATCTAATAATATTCTATACCTGTGAAGAATCAAGAGCTTTGTGAAATTCAGGGTGCGGACACAGTTCCTTCTCTCGGTTCCTAATCTCCGGACTTGCAGCACTGATGAGCATTTTCAAGTTGGAAGTTGGTGTCCACGGATCAACAGACCCTGATTGTCCTGCCTTTTTAGGTGTTGTGAGCGGGGCCATGATAAATTGTAGTTCCCACGTTGTTTTCAAGGATTTACCAAAAGCAAAGGGGCTATTACGCCATCATCCACCTTGgaatagaaaagaaaagaaaatttcaTATTTGAATACCAGAATAACTGTTGCTATTGATGTAAACTCATTTGAAACTTACTAATTGTCTGATTTCAGAATAAAATATGTAacaaaaatactgtatatcaTATTTTCACATTAAATGTCTCAAATCGACATTGtttcaaaaatatgaatgaaaaacTAAATATCAGTTTGTGGTTGGCCCTTAGTGACGTTCAATCCGTCGAATCAAAGGGCAGCTCCCGCCCTTTTATTCCGAACGAGCCAATGAGAACGcgccaaacaggaagtgaaccgGTTGTCCCGCGCAGGTAAACACTTTTTGAAATCCTTGGCGCGGAATGAGTCGAGAGCGGAAAAAGGCAGAAACGTTCGCAATATTGCGCCAAATTGAGCTCGATACAATGTCAAGACTGCTTCGTTTAAAATATGACTTGTTGTAGAAGAGGGTTGTAACTTGGGGTTACGACAGATCAAGCTGTCGTTTCCAAACGCGCGCTGACGTGTTGGTTTATTCCCCCGCCACGAAACAACTATAACACATCTTATTTCAGTAACAAGTAAAACACACTTAAAATAATTCCATCATCTCAAAAACAAGGACAACACTTACCAAATTCTACAATAAAGCTTCCATCATGGTAATCGAATACTTCAGTCGCGTTGTTTCTGAGGTATATCCAAATGTTTCAAAGAGTATTTGTACATTAAGGGGAAAATGTACGTAAAATATAAGCGCTTGGAGAAACCGAATGGCTTTCAGATCCCAAATCCGCCGAACAAGTTGGGGAAGTTCCTCAGTGGACTAAAGTTGAATCTGAACGTTTAGCGCTGCCGGTTCGCGCATGCGCACTGACGAGCCGCGACACTTCCTCTGCGTGGGTCACGAGACGAATACTGGACAACGTAGCTGATACCAGACATACGCTGTAAAATCGgggttttaatttttaatctttttcaCATTATATTAAAATCAACATTGCACAGAAAACCATCAGCAGCATTTtcagtcaaataaataaaaggaagCCTGatattcactttattgtgaaaTATGAGAAACAACCAAGTCAAAGACCTGTAAACGATTGGTAGATCTCTTTTTCTAAATTAAAAGAGGCCAAGTATGAAAttcagcaaaataaaacagtctGCTCTCAATGGAACATCATTTAAATATACTTTTCTATGTGGGGGAGTGCACACACCACTTTCACAATTTTAATGAGTTTTTATAGTCtctccattaaaaaaacaacattattcTATATGtctgaaacatttcaaatacagTAAATCAGTTGCACACAGTGCCCAGTCTGCagagtgtgttgtgtgttcaCACTATGGAGCTGTCAACAGTGTCGGCCTGCTTGTGGAGGCCATTTTGGTAAGTCAGCAGAGCCATAAGCTCAAAGCTGGGTGTTGTTCTTGTCAAAGTGCCGTTTCGTCTTTGTTCAATTCAAAGGCACTGTTGTCCACATCATAATGTGtcttttttgcttcttttacAGAGCCATCCTCCAGTGATGGAAAttcacaatttattttaattgatcTAAGGCCACGGGACCTTTTATAGGCTTGGTATCCTGTGGAGAAAAATGCAACAGCTCTGAATTGATCAACATCATCATTGAAATTGCTGTTAAATGTTACATTTATACAACTTTTATTGTCATGAACCTTGATCACTACCTACAGCCTTGTGTCCTCACATATTCtctgtgtattttattattttatgataCAACTAAGGGCACTTGTCTCTCCCAATTCCTAGTTAACCATTTGAACAGCCGTGACTGGTCTTGAACAGTATAAGACTTTCTTTCATTGCCATATTTGGCCGTAACGACTGCTTCTTAACCTCTGCCTGTAACAAAACAGACAATGTGATagacgaagaaaaaaaaatgtggttaAACGCTCTGTGCAGTccaatttttttaagaatctTTTTGTCTGGTATGCAATGTTCAATAGTGTAAAATCAAAGCCAACAGTTGAGGCACTCCTCGAAGCTTACCTGTAACAATCAGGAAAGACCACACCAGCTGAAAGATGCTATAGAGAATGGGAAAGGCAAACATGATCTCCAGTTCAGCGGGGCTGAAGGACAGCTGGATTATGGTGTTGCACAACTGGGAGTTTTGGAAGCCAGTCTCCACACCAATTGTCCGGCATCTAAAAAACAAACGCAAACTGATACTGCATATGAGCAGAGGAAAACtaaaacacactttttgtGCTGATGCAAAATTATGACCAAGCCAGTAGCCTACTAGTACTTAACATTTTGAAAGTGTTTACATCATGAACTTTACCTGTACCATGGTTGACCCACAAAGCGGGCCAGAAGGAAACCCATCCCAAAACCAATAAAGGGGTAGATAGCCCCGATGATCCAAAGGGAAGGGTTAAAGAGCCAAGAATGCTCGTAAAGAACTACCCCAATCACAGATACGATGACAAGGAAGCTAAAGCCTGTGGCGGCCCCAACCTGGACAAATCATTCACAATGTACAGTAATTATCACTTTGTCGACAggtaagtcaagtcaagtttatttataggTACAATCCAAATTCCCACCTTTAGGACCATTTGAGCCATGTGGGGCCACTTATGTTTAATATATATTCCTCCAGTGATTGGGACAAGGACGGCTGCAACAGTGAGACCTGAGGAGGAAAcccaaaattcatttttttaaattatttcaatttatgGAGGGCAGCGGTTCCCAACCACCGGGGCGCGGAcgggtaccggtccgtgggtcattcggtaccggtccgcacagggaaaaaaaattatatacgtatatatatatatattagttagcaaaaatgagtaagaatttattttgaaaaatataaaaagtttgggggttctctcccaattacatccgtcttTGCATCTGTCCCTCTTGACACaggttaattcaggtcaagacgctcgtcccggtcacatGACATGTTACCTCAGTCGAACTCGCGAAGcttgcaaaaatgagtaagacaaatagatgtttggaaagaggaaaagacGCAATGAGGAGACAGATGAAGAGGCTACAacttccaagaaaaaaaaagattaaaatcaAGGCGGAATATCCCGAGATCGCCACAAAAGCTCTGGAAACTGCTTCCTATTTTTGTGAAGCGGAATTTTCTGCAGGTTACAGCGACCAAAACAAGGCTACGGAGCAGATACtaaatggtgagttttatatCTATGcgctttgtattttgttttatgtcagtcgtatcattttatttcatcgtatttatataaatgtattatttatttatataaaggccggtcatttagttcatcgtatttatatacatttattatttatttatataaaggccggtccgtgaaaatattgtctgacatgtaaccggtccgtggtgcaaataAGGTTAGGGACCgctgataaaaataaaaaaataaaataaataaaaaggaggCTGACGAGTGCGTAAAACAAGATATTGCTTTGACAGGATTCAGACATCTGGCTGCCAGTACTTAATGTGTTTTGTATATTTACCAATTCTATCGTATGGGATTTGGATGTTGCTTGAATTAGTCCAGGTGGAGGTGTACACAAGCAGACATAGTGGCATCATCCCCAAGGACAAGATGGTGGAGCAGGTTGTCATACTGATACTGAAGAGAAGGGAAATAAAATAGTGATTGATTTTGGGCCCAATAGTCAAAGATGATAGGATAAGTTACTTTGATTCATACAACATAGCAGCAACTCACTTGAGCCAGACACTTCTTACCTTAAGTCCATATCGCCATCCAGGAAAAGGCTGACAATATTGGAAAAGGAGCCTCCAGGGCAGCAACCCAGAATAACGATGACAATGGCCTCAACTGGTTGCACATTGAAGGCAACCGATAAAGCAAATGCAGTGAAAGGCATGATGCcaaattgaaagaggaaaCCGATAACAATGCACCAGGGTCTCCTCAAGTGCCCCCAAAACTTTGGGGCCTCCACGGCGCAGCCCATGCTGAACATGATTATTGCCAGCATGACGGTGACCACAATGCTCAACGCCAGACTCAATGTTGACTGAAAGTTATTTGTTGGAACAAGGCAGTTGTCACCTGAGCAGATTGTCGCCTCAGAGAGGCAGGCGGCAAGTTCTGGAGTGGTTTCCGTGAATAGAGACATCTTGGGGATGTAgtggcaggaaaaaaaaaaatctctggcTGGTCAACTTTGAGAGACTGGATTTAAATACTTGTCAGCCTGCAATTCTTAGATTTGAATGGACTGAaagttttattgttgttttcgtTATCCAATAAGATAATGGCGATTTAACGGG
The window above is part of the Syngnathus acus chromosome 3, fSynAcu1.2, whole genome shotgun sequence genome. Proteins encoded here:
- the LOC119120822 gene encoding ileal sodium/bile acid cotransporter-like; this translates as MSLFTETTPELAACLSEATICSGDNCLVPTNNFQSTLSLALSIVVTVMLAIIMFSMGCAVEAPKFWGHLRRPWCIVIGFLFQFGIMPFTAFALSVAFNVQPVEAIVIVILGCCPGGSFSNIVSLFLDGDMDLSISMTTCSTILSLGMMPLCLLVYTSTWTNSSNIQIPYDRIGLTVAAVLVPITGGIYIKHKWPHMAQMVLKVGAATGFSFLVIVSVIGVVLYEHSWLFNPSLWIIGAIYPFIGFGMGFLLARFVGQPWYRCRTIGVETGFQNSQLCNTIIQLSFSPAELEIMFAFPILYSIFQLVWSFLIVTGRG